One Pseudomonadota bacterium DNA segment encodes these proteins:
- a CDS encoding beta-ketoacyl-[acyl-carrier-protein] synthase II, whose product MGRVVITGLGAITPLGIGVETFWQGLTAGRSGVRRIEHWDASALPVQIAGEVPDFVAKEFMDPKAALRMDRFAQFGVAASRQALEQARLPITDENRERIA is encoded by the coding sequence GGACGGGTGGTTATTACGGGTCTGGGCGCCATCACGCCGTTGGGGATCGGGGTTGAGACCTTCTGGCAGGGGCTGACCGCCGGCCGTTCCGGGGTGCGCCGGATCGAGCATTGGGACGCCTCCGCCCTGCCGGTCCAGATCGCGGGTGAAGTGCCCGACTTCGTGGCCAAGGAGTTCATGGACCCGAAGGCGGCGCTACGAATGGATCGCTTCGCCCAGTTCGGCGTCGCCGCCAGCCGCCAGGCGCTGGAGCAGGCGAGGCTGCCCATTACCGACGAGAACCGGGAGCGGATCGCGG